From Microbacterium croceum, a single genomic window includes:
- the cydB gene encoding cytochrome d ubiquinol oxidase subunit II: MDLATLWFWIVAFLFVGYFVLDGFDFGVGMSLPFLGKNDVSRRQVINTIGPVWDLNETWVIVAGACLFASFPEWYATLFSGFYLPLLLILLALILRGVSFEYRHQRESTKWKAGFDRMIVIGSAVPALLWGVAFGNIVQGVALDENHIYVGGFFALLNPYALLVGVTTLLLFFLHGVLFVALKTDGQVHEDAQQLAKKAAIPTILVAAATVIWTVAIAMGREAPLLWLVIGTGALAAVSLIAAVGFSLARRDGWAFFSGMLTVLFAVVMLFSALFPFVMPSTIDPAYSLTIANASSTPYTLQIMSWTALIALPLVIAYQTWTYWVFRKRVSRSTIEGAPAHA, encoded by the coding sequence ATGGATCTCGCAACACTCTGGTTCTGGATCGTCGCCTTCCTCTTCGTCGGCTACTTCGTGCTCGACGGGTTCGACTTCGGCGTCGGGATGTCGCTGCCGTTCCTCGGCAAGAACGACGTGTCGCGTCGGCAGGTCATCAACACGATCGGTCCGGTCTGGGACCTCAACGAGACCTGGGTCATCGTGGCGGGCGCGTGCCTGTTCGCGTCGTTCCCCGAGTGGTACGCCACCCTGTTCAGCGGCTTCTACCTGCCGTTGCTGCTGATCCTGCTCGCACTGATCCTGCGTGGCGTCTCGTTCGAGTACCGCCACCAGCGCGAGAGCACGAAGTGGAAGGCGGGCTTCGACCGGATGATCGTCATCGGCTCCGCCGTGCCCGCGCTGCTGTGGGGCGTCGCCTTCGGCAACATCGTGCAGGGCGTCGCGCTCGACGAGAACCACATCTACGTCGGCGGATTCTTCGCGTTGCTGAACCCGTATGCGCTGCTGGTCGGCGTCACCACGCTGCTGCTGTTCTTCCTGCACGGGGTGCTGTTCGTCGCGCTCAAGACCGACGGCCAGGTGCATGAGGACGCGCAGCAGCTGGCGAAGAAGGCCGCGATCCCGACGATCCTCGTCGCAGCGGCGACCGTGATCTGGACGGTCGCGATCGCGATGGGCCGTGAGGCTCCTCTGCTCTGGCTGGTCATCGGCACCGGGGCGCTCGCGGCCGTCAGCCTCATCGCCGCCGTCGGGTTCTCGCTCGCGCGGCGCGACGGCTGGGCGTTCTTCTCCGGGATGCTCACGGTGCTGTTCGCTGTGGTCATGCTGTTCTCCGCGCTGTTCCCGTTCGTGATGCCCTCGACGATCGATCCGGCGTACAGCCTCACGATCGCGAATGCGTCGAGCACCCCGTACACGCTGCAGATCATGAGCTGGACCGCGCTGATCGCGCTGCCGCTCGTGATCGCGTACCAGACCTGGACCTACTGGGTCTTCCGCAAGCGCGTCAGCCGCAGCACCATCGAGGGGGCTCCGGCGCACGCGTGA